In Equus quagga isolate Etosha38 chromosome 14, UCLA_HA_Equagga_1.0, whole genome shotgun sequence, the genomic stretch GCTCAGAGGCCTTCACTGCTTACACTGGGGTGCTAATCTCCATTAGAAAAAGACGTCACATAGAATTAGCACTGTCTGTCACTTAAATTTGCACTCTCAATTCTTAAAATCTAGCCCACTTTAGTGAGTTAAAACCCTCCCCACTTTAAACTCTCTTCTGTGACTCAGTTCCAATTAGAAAGTTATGACTCACGGCTATTATATTAATAATCTAAAGCTATTTTAAACTACATTACACTACATTTCTAGCAGATCAAATGCATAACATACAACGtgatgtgaaaatattaaatatatataatgacaaaaaacATTCAACTTGATGGGTAAACTTTTCTTAAATCCCTAAACGTAGCTAATGTGGACTAAAGCTCATCATTAAATAATTAATGTTTCATATTCTATAAAAAATGTGCCCTTTGCTTTtagtactttatatatattacactCTAATGTAGTGATAATGGAGATAAACCAGTAGAAAATAGGTGTGGTACAAAGATTTAGACAATGAAGGTGAGCTCAGAGTGACTTTTAATATGCCAATCAATGTTAATAAAACACAAGTCGAAGAGACAAGTGCAAACATGTTTTAAACCaaaattaataggaaaacaaacaatagacaaattcttttcttttttttgcagtaTCTGTTAGCCAGTATTATTAGTCAAATGGCTAATCAcagataaaatgtattttgtgaaAAGCTTGGAATAGTCAGAAGTCATTCTGGCATTTCAAACAGCTATGTACAGTAACACCAAGATTAGTTTATATACACAGATGTTGAAGAGAAACCaggcaaaacatttaaaaacagacTAATAATACAATCAAGTACAAAacttgggcagagggaggaaacattttaaaaaagagtcagGGAAGGGCATTATCAGGAAAAATTACAAAACCGGTAAGAATTATACTACATTAATACAGcattccaaagggaaaaaagggtGCATTTCTCCAATGCACTAGCttcaaagttcaaagaaaaaaagggcagatAGCTGCTTTTCATCAAGAGCAGCAACATATTTCACataattgttttcaaaagaaagcCTATTAACAACGATGATTGTTTAATGCTACAATTTTACAGCAAAGACAAAACTAAAATAGCAGCAAATTCACAAGGCAATACTTCCACAGAATCATCATTCCATGGCTGATGCAGTGCCTACAAAGTGCTCCCAGTTGGATATACAAGTATAATtcacaattaaaaagaagaaatataagatTGACACAGGTACACTGAAGGCTGAGTAGTACTGAGTCTCTTAGCATTTCCCTTTTCGAAGGGAGAATATGTTTGTAATAAAGCCCTTGAGTCCTTTTTACAGGTCACCACCATAGGGAAAGATACCTTTTACGACAACACAACAGCAAACTATAAGCAGCACACCACCACAGTGGTTAACCCTGGAAAGGCCGGTGTAACATCCAACAGTGACCGACATCCTAGAGAAGACAGACTGCTAAGACTAGACAAAGCCTGACATAGCACTGGTCACCATACAGCTTTCAACTGTAATTCACACATAGAAGTCCTGAAAGGTACTTCAGTAAAACTACTGACACGGATTGAGAAAGTAATTGCAAACAGGATTCTAGCAGTGATTTCAACCTAGCTTCCTCTGGTCACAGTTTTTTGGGGGAGGTGGGAAATGAGTAGTTCAGTATATGGTAAGGCTGACAGAGCGgttcattttctttccaataaGTCGAGCTGTTCTATTACTCTGGGTGGTGGACCTGGTGGCCATCCGGTCAGTGAAGAGGGCTCTTTCCTCAGCTGCAGCTTTTGCCATCTGGGCTTTCTTGAGTTCTCTAAGAACATAAAAATACGAAACAAGACTTTTCACCTACTGTATTAATCTTAGGAAGGGATCTTAAGAGGCCAAACACAAACTATATTATCAGTTGGAAGATTTTTGCACGACGCAattgaggaaaggaaaaatacaatataaaaccAGCTTCTGCTCAAACAACTTAAATTTATGAAATGGCTTTATTTTGTTCAGAATTAAAATATCATATACACTTGGACACAAGTAATAAAGATGCTAGTAATGACTTTGggtcttaataaaaaataatttcaaatagaaCTCTAATTCATATTGAGAAAATATCTTTACATAATAGAGATGAAAGAACAATTCTACTTCCTATTTGTATGAACTATGACTGCTATCAAAATAGTggttaaacattttaatatttcaagtCAGTTTTATTAGGTTAGAATCAAAGTGGTAGGAATAAAGCAAATGCGTTAGAATCATCATTCCAACCCGTTTTCTGAAAATGTCAAAGGTCATTCAGATCAAATAGAAGAATCATCTACTAAGCTAATCGACATTAATTTCATCCTTTcataaaaataagtagaatagAATGTTTCAAGCACAACATTTATGGTGAGAGTTAGGAGGGAGAAGACTGGTACTGGCTCACATAGCTTCTGCTATGATTTAGGGCTTGGGGATTTATCACCACCTACAAATATATGCtagtcttaaaattttttaagttaattttaaagttcagaaacaacacaagggctggcctggtggtgcagtggttaagtgcacacgttctgctttggcggcccagggttcgccggttcggatcctgggtgcggacatggcaccgtttggcaagccatgctgtggtaggcatcccacatatagagtagaggaagatgggcatggatgttagtttatggccagtcttcctcaggaaaaaaaaaaagaggaggattggcagcagttagctcagggctaatcttcctcaaaaaaaaaaagaaagaaaagaaaagaaacaacaccAATTTATAGATCACATACTAATTTAAGGCAGAAGTCCCTAAACTAACTGTATAACATGCCAAACCACTATATCCTTCACCGACAGAAAGCCTAAATCATCTctcattaaaatttgagaattaatcagaaactaaaaacaaaacaaaaaaaccttcaCTTACTTCTGCAAAAGTGAATTTTTGAACTTTTCAGCATTCAATTCTATTCGTAATTGTTCTGCACTCTTTCTAGAAGCAGAGAGCAATACTGAATGCTTTACCAGTGCCATTGCTGAAGGTCTTCTCTCTGGATCTGGATGAATCATAACCTTAACAAGAGAAGTAAAATTAAGGTAAAGATGTgatttaataaaatgaacagtGTCAATAAAACACTTCATATATAAATGCTCACTTTTAACAACTCTGTAAATTCCTGGGAAAGCACTTGTGGAATCCGAGGTAATCTACCCTGTCTGATTTCATGCCATTCGTCTCCATTTCTGGGAAGAGGTTCAGCACCAGCTGCACACACCACTGTGAGGGCAAGGGCAAAAATATCTGCTTTTGGTAGATGGGTATAgttctgtaaaattaaaaaaaaatttttaagggaaTAAAAAAGTGGTCAAAATAAAGTCAAGATTACATCTTGATAATTTAGGTAAGAAACAGGACTAAATTAAAATGTCCAATGCCATATATAACCTATTCAGAGAGCAAgctaaatttggggaaattcttttttttttccctttccaaagccccagggcatggttgcatatcctagttgttaagtctttctagttctttcatGTGAGCCATGGCCACAGCacagcaactgacagatgggtggtgtggttccatgaccgggaaatgagcccaggccgctgaagcagtgagagcaccagactttaaccactaggccaccagggctggcttgggAGATGTTTCTTAAGTTATAAAGTAATACACACTCTGAGGTGGGGAGAGTGGTAAATACATTTCTAAAGGTAAatgcttcctcttcctcactaGCCCAATTCAACTGCCAGAAGAAACTCCTATCCCTGCAGGGGAATTcatatgaaaacagaaaacatacaCACGTTGACGAGTTACAAACACGCATATACACGCAAGACACAAATAgacatataaaaaggaaaaaggggtcATACAATCGATTTGTTCTACTTGTTCTAATTtcattcaaaactctgaaggaggAATATTTCGTCACACTCTTTTTGAAATGGTATAATTAACTATGTGCCCTTTACTTAATCATTCCCTTATTGCTAAATACTTATTTACATTGTTCTCAATTTGTTTGCATGTGAATATTTCTGTATAAGAGACTCCTGGAAATGGAAATTCTGGGTCAAAGGGTACAcgattttaaaatgttgatggaTACCAACAGTTTGCTCTCCAAAaaggctgtgccattttacagttccaccagcagtgtacagggCTTCTCCTTTACCACGACATCACCCTTGCTGAGTATTAGAAATCCTTGCCTTCACTGACTTTTACTAGAGTGAATACCCCCAGCTGATGGTTTGGACTTCCTATTTTGTCTTACCATTCCACTAGTTACCAGCTTAAAATTTTAATGTCAGCATTTATACTCTTCTACCAACTGATAAGTGTGACAAAGCAAAGAGCATTATTAAAGGAGAAACACTACCTCCTGCAAAACTTCATTTGCAAGAAAACGGCTATCACCTTCTTCAACTTGTGGACTAGAGATCCTTGTTACATGCCCGAGATCACCTACAAGTATTGGAAAAGTAATCAAGAGTTAAAACAAaacagcctctctctctcttttaaggtAATAGCCTGGTTATCTTTCTGTCTTACCTATTTTAAACATAACTTTGTTGGACGCCCAGTCATCTTCATCTCCTTCTTCAGAGGCGGCATTTGGGATTGAGGTTCGAGATATGAAGATATTGCCTGTCAAACAGTTATTTACGTAAGTCACGCTAACAATTAATACTATAACCAAAGGTCACAAACAAGGACATACATCAGAATCATCCAGAATACTTTTTTCAATACGTAGAGTATTATATGTTCTACCccaaaccaaatgaaaataagaatctcAGGGGATAGGAACTGGGGCTGTATTTTCCAGGAATATATTTTCTGGCCTACCACTGGTCCTTGAACACATGGAAACCACTGCATTCGATGCCTGTCATCTACACATTGATATTCAGCAGTTTTAATTACTTAGAAACAACACAAAAGGCAATAATGTACCAGTTGTGATGCTGCCAGAGCACAAATTTTAACCTAACGCTACACAGCTGGTGTGAGAAGAGTGAGTCACAGAGCTATTGAGTTTGGCCGACCATACAGCACCCACACCCCAGTGTGGCTTTGTGGTTCACTTTTCCACTGCACACCCActttctttcttcaaattcaGGGATGCTCGTGATTAACATAAGTTTCAGTGGCAGATTTCACTTCAGTAGTTTTATTAGTATAGTAGTGAACTTAAAAATGGTACAATCCCTGCAGTCATTTTCCAGTTTTGCTTTATTCATAGGACCATTTATTTTACGGTGGTATTTGTAAATTTGAAACCTTTAAACTTGACATGCTTTAATATTTTCAACTCTTGTGCTTGTAATATGAGAGACTACTATGTTTGTCTGACCATACAAGGTATGGATGAGTACAGGCAAACTTTACTAATTTACATTTACTGCCATCagtccaaatatatatattttttgaaaataaaaattttagtgagCTGTTAATTCTTCACATAATCCACAGAATTAAAATAAGTTGTGTAAAATGACTTGAATTCTCCTGAATCACACACATTTCCatcgattaaaaaaaaaacctaattaaaTTCAACTTAAAAACACCTAGTTTAAGGGCCGGCCcctgacctagtggttaagttcaggcactctacagtgtggacctataccacttgtcagtggccatgctgtggcggtgacccatatacaagatagaggaagactggcacagatgttagttcaggatgaatcttcctcaagcaaaaaggaaaaaaaaaaaaacctagcctaaaatgaaatgtttaactTGAATCCATCAGCCTTTTAGTTATAACTTtgaatttataggaaatataggGGAAAAAGGAATAAGCTAAATGATGCAAGGAAGCAACAAGTCAAATCCAGAAGAAAGGACATCTTGCAAGACAAGgactgtattattattattttctaaaagtaggGGAagagtgggggccagccccgtggaccagtggttaagttcgtgtgttctgctttggcagcccacggtctcgccggttcggattctgggccagacacggcactgctcatcgagccatgctgaggtgacatcccacatgccacaactagaaggacccacaattaaaaaaagtacacaactatgtactggggggctttggggagaaaaaggaaaaataaaatcttaaaaaaaaaaagaaaagtaggggAAGAGTAAAACCTAATAAAGGAAAATGGATATAACCAGATCTAACAGATGGTTCTGAAATGGATACTAGTTTGGACAAATCAACTGTTAATGACTTGGGTCAActgggaaaaattttaatatgatctGGATATTAGATGAGatataaacatttactgaaacgGAAAAATAGAGAtagttgactttaaaaaaagttataaaacagtATGTACACTatggtattattttgataaaatgagAGGGATATGCACTAATATTGTAGGATTCActtgcatcctttttttttttccttttttaaagattttatttttcctttttttccccaaagccccctggtacacagttgtgggtccttctagttgtggcatgtgggatgccacctcagcatggcttgatgagcagtgccatgtccacgcccaggatccgaactggtgaaaccctgggccacccaagtagagtgtgcaaacttaaccactcagccaccaggcaggcccctgcaTGCAAGATGATCATAATGCATGtgccattttgttttctgaataaaGTAACATCTTCATGGTATTTTATAGGCTAGAAATACCACCATGTTTGCATAGCAACTGAAGTTTTCAAAGGATTGTCTCATCTCAATTTATTCTAGTAACTCTGTTAGCAGCACTGacattattttataactgtaGTTCCAAAGGTTAATAGAAGAGTgggatttaatttttcttttagtcagacttgtgtatatttttaaatacttttacaATGTACTTACTACTGCTTCTGTAATAAAATTGTGTTGTAATTTAAGCTAAAATTATGTAGGCCTACACCTTGATTAGAATCACTGCTCCTTCAGTTTGAAATCTCATAAGCCTTTGAAAGAATACTTTCAGGTTGTTCTGAGTCATAGTATAGTCAGTCTACTGGAGCCacttatatataaaaatcaatcaatttttTTTAGCTGAAAAATGATCTAacagtaaagagaaaaaacaaaaccactataTTTCTATACTCTCCAGCCCTGATTCACCTGCAACCTTTTCATGCAGTTATAATCATAATACATgtgtcattttgttttctgagtcATATAGTAAcaattttactatttcttttacaGACTAGAAAGACCACAATGTTTGTACAGCAATCAAGTTTTCAAAACTTTCACGTTTCTCATTTTATGCTAATAACCCTATTAGCAGCACCAGCATTCATTTATAATTATGGTTCTACAGACTAGTAGAAGAGAAGGGCTTTAAATACAGGTTCTCAGTCTCCCCATCACAGTCCCACTTGGAGACTATGTGGTTCCCATAAGCTGCAGCAAATTTTTCCCAACTTTTAATAATAATGAGTTTATCTCCTCAAATCTTTCAGGGCAGCAAGAGAAGAGGTAAAtgggaatcattaaaaaatactaaGTGGGTCAAAGGTCTCTTAAAACTAACACagaaaaaacatagtaaaatgtTTACGTTTTCATGAAGTAATTTATTCTCTATAACTCTAAGGAACACAGGTCAGAGTCTCTATAATACTTACTAGGCTTTATATCCATGTGAACCAAAGACATTGAATGAATATACCTCAAGCCCCGGCCAACTTGCAAAAGGAGATCCTTCAAATCCACTTCTGTAAAGTAACTCATGCGTCTGTAGTTTTCACTTATGGCATCAGCTAAACTTCCACCTAACAAACAAGGGGAAAATCAGCACTTTATTCTTTCtgatatattcttatttttctcccttccatcTTTACTGAATGACCACAGACTCAACCAAGAAAGTGACATTTTATAGGACCTATTCCCTTCGAACTGCTTgtgaaatcaaaattttatttattctttcaataggTAATACCTACACATGGTACAAAATGTAAAGTCTCTGTCTCATTCATATACCCCAGAAACCCAGCTGGTGCTCTTTCCCAAAGTAAACCACTGTTATCAGTTTCTTAtgtattcttttcaacaaatgctaacATATTTTACACAAATGATAACATATTTTCATTATCGTGAAGATTGTTCTTTaccaatatataaatattaccCCTTCCTTATGTCTCCACAGAATTCCATTGTATAACTGAATGATAACGAATTCACCAGTCCTCTAGTTgatggatgttttaaaataatttccaagcCTCTGCTATATATATTGGTCATTTCACACATATTTAGAACATCTACTAGAAACAAACTGTTGGACCAAAGGGTATGTACAATGTAATCTATACAGgcatagagtgtgtgtgtgtgtgtaatactATTACATATAGAATACATTTCTGTGGCTGAGAGGGCCATTTCTCTGTTTATCCTTCTGCAAAAGGGCTTATGGTTGGTATTCACACCGTCAGTGCCAAAACTTAATTGCCTCTGAAAGTTTacataaaagaaatcacaacacagtcagtttctgatttcaaaatggCTAGTACCTAAACTCTGCTAGCACGTGCCCATGGGGATCTGGGGCTTTGGGAGACAATCCTAGGGTGgctccacatgcacacacacacactgtccccCAGAGAAAAGTCTGTACTTACTTATACTCCCATCATTAGTATATAAGAACACCTGTTTTCCCACACCCTTGACAACAGTCTATAAATTTTATAGTTAAATCTTGGTATGGTTTTAATTTATACTACTCTTACTATCAACGAGAACATAACATGCTTTTATAGAACCAGTCAAACCAATCAGCTaatttgtttatactttttgtgtgtgtgtgagaggaagattgtcgctgagctaacatctatgccagtcttcctctattttatgtgggatgtcaccacagcatggcttgatgagtgatgctaggtccgtgccctggatccaaacctgtgaaccctgggctactgaagtggagcacatgaacttaaccactatgccaccaggctggcccctattcatactcttaaaaactttataagttttattaaaacctttATAAGTTTGTATTTTATCTCAGAGGAAATGAGGTGTTGTGTAACAAAAAAGCCCATTTCTGTTTAGAGCTTAGTTAggaataataaaatcagagcCAGGGTAATAAAATCAGGAAGGCAAATGGTATGTTAGTCAGGAAAAGAGGTCCTGCAACTCGAACGAGACTGAATAACAAAATGTCaaatgtggtttaaaaaataaaaagcaatcacACACCTGGATATCTTAGGCTTAAGTATGTTCTCCATACTTAACTTGTACAAATCTTGAACTTCGAGAAAAAGAGGGCTCTAGAAGAGAGCAGGTCAGTAAGCCTGTCAGACAGGCGGGCTTGAAGTCCTAGATCAAGTGTAATAAGAAAGAACACAGCTGCTTTTTAGTGGGTCTAGCAACCACAGCTGGGCCCGTTCCTTCCATCTCATTGCTGAAAGGCCAAGAGGGGTGAGAAGAGCAAAACACTCATCTATCTGGTATTTCAGGTTCTCTTCCCATACCCATTCGCATTTTCCTACACTTGCTTATCAAGGGTAGAAATTTCTGCCTATCACCAAACCAAGACAAAAGGCTTAAAATGCAAATGACTGTTTGAGATAACAAGGAAACTCAGTCTCAATAAAGGCTATCAGTTAATCAACActtacaaatgaaaacagaatcgTTTGTCTCCGGAACTGCAAAACTTCCGAAAGGACCTGAAGATCAAGCCTATTTTTAGGACATTCGAAGCTTTACGTGAGGGCTGgactgtgaccaagtggttaagtcacTTTGCCTGGGCTGTGGGttcatggttcagatcctggacgtgggcGTGGACCTAGACACAGCTTGttaggtcatgctgtggtggcaccccacatagaactagaatgacctacaactaggatatacaactatgtacttgggatttggggaggggaaaaaaaaaaggaagattggtaacaaatacgtcagagccaatcttcctcagcaaaaaagcaaaaagctttATGTGGAGAGAAGAATAgtggaaaagggaaataaaagataagaaaagaagagCTCACAAATCTATCTAGATagccttattttctttcatctaagCAGAATAAACAGCCATACAAGAGGCAGCCCTGTTTCAGGTaggtctatttattttttaaagatctataTCCTTTAAGTGTTGTATACTGCTAAAAAATAGGAAGCTGTctcaaaagattattttataatctaattttatTACAGGACAAGGTCTTCGTAATCTGAGAGGGTGGCAAGACCACTCAGTCCTCCCCACGCCCCCAGGCCCAAGAGTTTTCTCAAAATCATCGGAATTACAAAACCAGGTATTTGGTAGGTTGTCACAAATTTGTGATCCCTGGACTGCTATTTGAAATTCTTGTTAAGAGAACCAGCCACATCCACAaggcaagagagagaaggaaactaaagGGAGATGGCGCCTAGCTAAAATGCAGTGGAGAAGACATTATGGTCAAGTTGTACTATATTAAATACAGTAACTGAAAAATGAAGGTTAAGAAACAGAATAATACACAAGGCCAAAGGAGACAGTCACGTAAATATTTTGATAGCATGAATAGAAACTTATCAAGAGGTGTGTGAAACAAACTAGCAGCAATGCTGTATACCAAGCACTTATGTTCTTTCAAGTATAGAGAATAAATTGACAACTCAGTGAGAAGTCAGATGTGAGAAATGggtcttttacttttgttttactcattatttttaaatacagaaaacctAAATCCACTATTTATATGACTTATTTATTCAAAAGCTGTGTGATGGCTggtcatatttaaagaaaaaataatgagaaacaatAAATACCATCTTTAATATCTCAAGTGTTCCCTAAATTCTAAATTCTCTAATATTcatagaagatatacaaaaatcaaaatctgttatatataaatatttgagtatttaatAACAAGTCTCTAAGAACTGCAATTGAGATCAGGATTTCAGTAAAAGTTTAACAAAAAAGGAGGGACTCCAGTGAGTCCTTAAAGGACTTGCtgaaactgaaagctatccagAGGTCCAAAGTTGAACCTCTATACATGCTTGCTTGGGGGGAAAGGAGGGAGCGAGGATAGCTAGAGAACTAAAAGAGCATAACTTACTTGACCGAAGTCTTAGTGGATTCCACTGGTAAACCAGGTTGGATAGACAGGAGTTGGGGCAAGATTATAGAATGCCTGAATTCAGATCAATGGAGAGCCACTGTCATTTTATGAGTAACCGACATCAGTTTTAGCATCAcataaaaggaaagggaaagggaaggcTAGACGCAGGAAGCCTGTGTTACCTACTATATCCCACGCACGCTGTGGTAGGTGCTAGCGATACCAAAATATGTATGGCAAGGCCACTGTCCTCTCAAGAAGATCAGTTTAATTTAAGGGACAGGCACATAAATAATATGCACAGTTCTACTACTGAGGTAGAAGGGACAAGGTTTTCACAATCTTAACTTCCAGGTAGGCACTACTTGCACTTGAAATTCATATTAGGCTTCTGATCTTTGAATTTACGagagataaaagagagagaagtaaagcaagactttagaaaaaaataaaaacttcctcGGTATTCATTTTCTTGGGCTCATAAGTTTACAAGGGAACCACTACATCACTCACCATTACAATATTCATTCTGTATAAGCATGTGATCATCTTCTGCCCATGCGGAGAAATATCGAACTACATGAGAATGCTGTCCAAGTACTGCATGAGCATAGACTTCCCTCAAAGCGTTCTGCCTAGGAGAAATTTGAGATTAACAGAATGgtaaatcatttttattcaaGCCCAAAGTGAATTACTTTATCTGAAACTTCATAAAAGAAACTTAACTATCATTATGCTGAAGAACAATTTACTTAAGAGTGAGGGGATTAAGAGTCTCTAACCAGAGTTTTCCAAAGCTTTCCATTAAAGAAGAATGTTAGTTAGAAAGAAGGAACCTTGCTGGCCCTAGGACTCAGGAAAGATGAAACTCTCATTTTACTGTGAATTCATGGATGCtactagaaataagaaatttaagTTAGACTCCAAAATCAGACTACTTATATTATTTTACCAAGTCCATAAGGACTAATGGTACAAAACGAAAAGGATCTGATTAAATTATTATAACTTCTCAAAAATTAAaggattaggggccagcccggtggcgcagcagttaagtgtgcacgttctgctttggcagcccgggaatccccggtttggattctgggtgcagacatggcacggcttgtcaagccatgctgtggcaggcatcccacatataaagtagaggaagatgggtacagatgttagctcagggccagtctttctcagcaaaaagaggaggattggcagcagatgttagctcagggctaatcttcctcaaaaaaaaaaacagattaaagaattaattaaattCAGTACTTGATCATCTAAAACCCTAATGTTTTCAACACCACAGGGAACAAAAgagcaaaagacaaaatttttaataCATACTCATCAACAGAGCCAGCCAATGGCTTTTTGGATCGCTTAATGGCATAAATGCATCCATCCAGCCTCTTCACGCACTTAAACACAGAACCAAACTCTCCAGAGCCGATCTTCTCTAGCTCATGAAATTCCGTTGTGTACCGTGACTTCATATTGCTTTCAGTAATTGTAATTCTCTGTAATAAAAAGTGTATCCATATACATAATacaaagatatgaaaaagatttttcggggggtggccccgtggccgagtggttaagttcgcacgctccgctgcaggcggcccagtgtttcgttggttcgaatcctgggcgcggacatggcactgcttatcataccacactgaggcagcatcccacatgccacaactagaaggacccacaacgaagaatatacaactatgtacgggggg encodes the following:
- the WEE1 gene encoding wee1-like protein kinase; amino-acid sequence: MSFLSRQQPPPPRRAAASCSLRQKLIFSPCSDCEEEEEEEEEEGSGHSTGEDSAFQEPDSPLPPARSPTEPGPERRRSPGPAPGSPGELEEDMLLRGACPGADAAGGGAEGDSWEEEGFGSSSPVKSPAAAYFLASCFSPVRCGGPGDASPRGYGARGAAEGPCSPLPDQPGTPPHKTFRKLRLFDTPHTPKSLLSKARGIDSSSVKLRSGSLFMDTEKSGKRELDMRQTPQVNINPFTPDSVLFHSSGQCRRRKRTYWNDSCGEDMEASDYEFEDETRPAKRITITESNMKSRYTTEFHELEKIGSGEFGSVFKCVKRLDGCIYAIKRSKKPLAGSVDEQNALREVYAHAVLGQHSHVVRYFSAWAEDDHMLIQNEYCNGGSLADAISENYRRMSYFTEVDLKDLLLQVGRGLRYIHSMSLVHMDIKPSNIFISRTSIPNAASEEGDEDDWASNKVMFKIGDLGHVTRISSPQVEEGDSRFLANEVLQENYTHLPKADIFALALTVVCAAGAEPLPRNGDEWHEIRQGRLPRIPQVLSQEFTELLKVMIHPDPERRPSAMALVKHSVLLSASRKSAEQLRIELNAEKFKNSLLQKELKKAQMAKAAAEERALFTDRMATRSTTQSNRTARLIGKKMNRSVSLTIY